TGTATAATTGATCAATGTGGGATGTAGCCAAAGGAGTTCATCTTCTTATCCCTTTGTAAGGTTCTTTTTTAAGGCAATATAATGGGTACTGCCCCCTAGGCAGAACTTGCTTAAAAAAGAAGGtaacattaaaaatattctcatcaaattaagagatattttaattctaaatatgATTATTCTACAACAACTAAcatttttttcattaatactcctgagagaagacaacagaggatcagcagaatcctggagtgtaggattgttgatcttcctgctacctaccttggtctccccatgggcattgcacctcctgatcccttctggagttctcttgtggacaaatttcataaaaaacttgcaggttggaaaggagccctcttaagtcaagctggcaagctccaactccttaaggctactcttcaaagtattccgatttatgctctaagtcttttcagaattccagttaagtatgctgatgcaatcgagaaaattcaaagaagattcctatggtttggggttgaggataagcaaagaatgtctttggtggcttgggaccaagTCTGTaggccaaaaagcaaaggtgggcTAGGCCTTAGAAGGATTCgtaccctaaatgaagctctcctgtccaaacaagtctggagaatgtttcattcagactctgaatggtgtaaaatttggcgaagtaagtactctcttctgtcctcctcttTCTCCTCTTTTATCCATTCGGAccttagtattaatggatcccacatatggaatcatgcctctaaatgtaaagaagatatagccaaaggagtgatctagaaactaggaaacggtaggaaagttaaattctgggaggatcattagctttttgataaacccttgaatgatatcaatgaatgggccccctatgctccctcttgtattagaacttttggctccttagttgatGAGTACTGGGTTGGTaatgaatggcagaacattgaaagcatccaccctagcctttctaagctcaagatccatctgtctgcgGTATGGCTGAATAAAGAAgaagactccctgatttggaaacatgatcctaaaGGTACTTTATCCGTTTCCTCTATGTACTGTGtccttccccccccccctctcaatcaacccttactggtctaaagcctggattaagggtctcaccccaaaatcaatcttttcttttgGACCAGCCTCCAAAATAAGATtatgacccttgacaacctcaaaggcagaggctttgccctccctaatagatgtACGTTGTGCCTTCAAGAAGAAGAGTTTGTGGACCACCTTgctctccactgttccttctcaacctctgtttgggaaagttttCTCAAGAGTTTTAGTATGGCCTGGGTGTTTCCGAATAAcatcagtgacctgttctcctcctggaatattaaatggactaactcttttttgagatgtttgtggcagctctctcttcctcacatcttgtggggactatggaaagaaagaaataatcgaaTCTTTAGGGGTGTCTCCcttaatcaggatattgtgttccagaaaattcaatggtcgATTCAGGATAATAtaaggatcattgagggtccttgttactcgaacaactcactggaatcaaacatcttgagggtatggaatatgaagattattgatggtcctaacaaccacaataaaaggcttgaagctaaatggcaaacccctcctcaaggttggttcaaagttaattttgacagtgctgccaaaggtaaccttggtccttcaggttgtggagctatactGAGAGATGACAGAGGAATTTACAAGGAAatggttgctatccctattggaacccaaaccaaccataaagtTGAAGCAATGGCATCTCTTCAAGGCATTCTCCTAGCTAAAAagtggaattgcccctatctatggattgaaggggattcaaataatattataaagtgtcttaaggggacttcaaaaccttcatggttgattcacaacataatcacctctgctattgatcttattagcacctttaaaaattgTCATATATCCCACATCTACCAGGGGGCCAAcggctctgctgactgggctgccaatgcggCGGTTAAAAGTGAGGAAATTACCACGTAGATGGGTGAATGCGGACTCCCCGAAGACGTTagacaaatcattagtaatgagagatatagaagcactccaaagattcttgatggacaAGATAATTATGAAAAATACTAATGTGAGTACTTCGAGTTACTATAATAATGAGAATATCACTCATTCTAACATCAATGCCATTAACTCTCATGCTTTATGGGTAACTATTATAGTTCCGAAAAGCTCTCTGGTTTATCTgctctgcaagcttcaaaattTGATTGTGGGCAGCGACAACATGGGTGGAAACAGGAggagatatgaaccaagtagttgtaaagaatagaaacagaaggaagaggtttggggtatacTGCAGCAGGGTGGTCTCTCGAACTTCATGAAGAGACTCCATGGTCGAGATGGTATGGTTACCAGTCTTTTTTGCAAAAaatggaagaagggcatgttaaaaatgggcgatcaaatggttgaaatcaatgaagacttaattgctcaagctacaagcctcacaagggaaggctgcaacttctacagagataagaaggttagcagggaagctattgaaaggtacctgAAAACGAAGAAAGAGAAAAAacaactggtaaagttgagcaaaacctactacccgcctagggcttttgccaaaccctggaggaaaatcctctttgttttaatgcattatatcactctagatggtaggtttacgaaagtttatggttatcactttgttctattaaaccactttaggcacaatgataaggttaatttcccttatttcctgctttgctcgatgaatgcatccctcaaggcCTATAAGGAGAATCCTCTAGGTGATtctgctatgcaccaaggcctaatggtcctaatttatgaccactTAAAAGCCAACCAAATAGCTTAGATGCAGCCCTTCGTGGACTCTGAGGAAGAGATGTTTGGTTCTGCCTTTTCTGAGGAGGAGAAATCCGATAGTGACTCTTCAACTGACACAGAGGATAGCACTAATGTCTCggagtatgaaagtgggaagaagaggaaatacagtaaaacaagaccctcttcctcTAACGGCAAAAAGCCAAAAAGCAGACCCCTGATCAGCATCTCTTCGGAAGAGGAGTACTTGGATGACTCTGAAAAGGAAAACCCTAAAGGGTTGtcgaagaagaaaacaaaagaccatacctagaccaggaaaaagcacaagaagaaagaggagactggtaaggaCCCGGCAACCGACAAGCAAGCTAAGGCCCTAGAAGCTGATTGAAGtctagaaaaggagaccatggaagagactcttagggcAGCTGATACAATTTCCGccctccacatccctaaagaggaaTAGGTTACCCCTGGAAAAATTGCCCCCCCATCTGGTCCTCCTCCTGaaggtttgcatggtttcatggaaactatggagtggctcattaatggctacaagaaagccgaggatgaaaacaaaaaacactgcaacagagtcttgatcctggaaaccattaatactggggaagggaacactatggccgactatattgaggacctgaaaaacaccattgccaaagctgaagacatcagagatgcttttaaccccagatttgagaagattgagaaggatttgctggaaaggaagaGCCTTGCTGACACTAGCGATAAAACCCTCTCGGATACCAttaccaaaattggtaaaattgaagagtgtctgaagaacattgctgaacagagcctaagtatcctgaagatctcaactaacaacacccacaccctcatcaacaaactggatgaagaaaaagAAATCCAGGACATAGACCTGGAAGCTGAAGGAACGGGAGAAGCTCAAGGTCCTAGAACCCGCACTAAAGGCAAGCGAaaggaaaagaaaccgaacaaggatctggaagacctgaaagttgttggggccacctacgacgagctggtgattaaggcgaaggatttgctgaagaaaattactgtgtagtgccttctctgtttctttgttgttttttgttgtttaactGTTCTTTCTGtctgctggtcttttggccagtctttgtGTATGCAAACTTTAAAGCACTGTTCTTCttagtgctttttctctatctatgttataaaggtttcgggtcctgaaaacctactttttaattaatcagaacattttaataagacaaataattataaattaaattaattttaataatttttaattattatttataatttcacaaaaagacataaataactaaaataaattttacacttaatgaaaattaatcataaaacaaaaaggaaaagatgaattagaataaagctaattaccttttttaacattatttttttctttgtagataataatataattattttcctACTTTTAGCTttactttttttaatattatttttttctttgtagaaatttaataatacatttattttcctattttttctttttcttttttagaaaattagaaaacaagatagaatatcttaataaaataaataatattgaaaaaatattCTTATTAGATTTTTTTCTTTATGAacattctttttctaattaattgatatatttaaatatgtattttttagttttttatcatATAATATATCTTTTTAAAATTTAATGTAAATTTAAATAAGTGGTTGTGATTAATTCTCTTGGATCCTTCTCAAATTTGAATTGTGATTAATAATTTCTGGCAGCCTTGGTTCAAACTAACTATTTGATTTATGGGATAAACATGTGTGAATGGCTACATGCTCCATTTAAGAGAAATTAATGCTTTATATGGCAACAAAAGACAGAGTAAGTCTCACAACAATGCATCTGTAAGAGGCATGCTACAAATTATATGTTACAAAATCTTACACTAAAAAGAGTGTGAACAGAGAGACGAGGAAATTCATAACACACTATGAACCAAATCCCTATGCTCCCTTCAAAAAATAGTCTAATCTATCATAAGAGCTCAGCAATCAGAAAATCCAGTCTGCACGATGAATTGAGCCATTTTGATACCCTTTCTGCTTTAACTTGCTTATCCCCAACGGTTAAGAAAGGCATGATACAGCTaatatgtaaacaatgtcaaataacTGATCCACAGAAGGGTAAATGCGACATATAAGGATTCTATTTTTTCTCTTTCATACCACAAAGTTACCGAATTCCACCCTCTGTATTTGCACCTATCCAGCTAATGTGGTATGCAATACCCCTTGGCTTTCGCAAAATCTCCATCTATTTGATCTGGGCAATCTCTATCAACGATTAACAAATACTGCAAAATGAATTGTGCTTAAAAAAAATGTTCAATAAGTAGTCGGATAGCTTTGCATGTATCCTCCCATGCCATAGTGGGGCATGCCATAAGGAGTTATACCATATGAGTTTTGTGCAGCCTTTCCATATGGATTACTATACAACTTCATGATCCCATGTTGTCCCTGCATGCCATCCTTCTCATACTGTAGCCACACTTGCTGCTCTTGGACTAGAAGCTGCTGTTTTTTAACCATATCTGACATTTGAACATAAGAAGGAGGAGCAACATTTAATGATGCAGCAAACGGATCCTCTCCACTCTGTGCAAATGGAGCAGGCAATGCCAAGACTGAAGATGTGTGCCGGTTGAGCACTGCAACACTGCTTGCACTTCCAGGTGCAGAAAGCTGTGACATGTACTGCTGTTGGGCTGCAGCTTGGTCATACAAACCTTCCAAGACCAAGTGATCAAAACCACCAGGCATTGAGCTTCGTTGTTTTGATAGATTACTAGCTGATTCCAGAAGAGCAAGCTCCCAACCAGCCTTTCCAGTTTCGCCTAATTGTTTATCCCACGCAGAAGCCCTCCCTCTAGATTCAGATTCCTTATCCACAGAAGGAAGTGCCTCCCATTTGTTCGTTGTAATTGATTCTGCAGAACTAGAAAAAAGAGCTAAAGCAAACTTGTTCTCCTGTTCTTCAGAAGTAAATGTGGCCTGATCTAGATTTATTAAATCCCCCTCAGGCTTCAGATTTGAAATCTGTGGTCCCTCAGGTTCATTCTCTAAATCATCCCCAGGAGCTGGTAGTGCTTTCATATGATTCAAATCCTCCTCTGGTTCTTTTGATTTTATTGAAGGACTTTGTGGCTTATTGGGCTGTGGTTCTGGACTCTTGGGCCTTTGAGTACGAGAAGATGATTTTTCCCGTAGAAAGTCCTCTAATGTTTCAAGAAGTTTCTCTGAAACCTTCTGTACTTCTGGATATTCAGATGTTCTACAAACACCCATGTTTTTACACAAGTTATAAAAGGAAGCTagttcatcaacttgctttgctgCTCTTGAATAAGTATCAAATACTTTGACACAAAATTCATACTCCATGTCAAAAAATCTATCCAATAGAATGGCCAACCCTTCACAAATGTCAGCATAAAGCTGAAAGCTCTCCTTCACAATCAGATACAGAGCAACCTGAACCAGTCTGTTGCTTTTTGCCATGCCTGTTGGACGACAGGCAAAGAACCGTTCCAAAAGTCGCTGCCAGCAGTGTGTCTTATCAAAAACCATTTCTGATTTCATATCTCGGATTGCCACTCGTGGACCATTTTCAAGCTGAGTTTCATCTTGCCTGGGTGCTTCATAATCATTGTGACCAGACCTGTAGCTATTGTATCCATTACTTCCATAATCTCCATTATTATGTTCATAACCATTATATCCTGTTGTATCCACCTTGCTTGACCTGCCATCAAACTGTTTTTTGTCACTTAGTGCACAATCAAGACACTCATCCAGGTAGAAAGCATATGTGCGTACAAAGACAGAATAGTCCCAAGCATTGGAATGTGAATCATCTCTAAAATCAGATAAGTTCAATAAACGAACACCACGCCTTGTTGCATAAAGTACTTCATGCTCAAAGCTTGGATCACCATCACGCAATAACCTATGGATGAGCCACACTGCTTTCAGAGCCACTACCCAGTTATGTGTTTTGGCAAGACGCTTAGACAGGCCTGCTACACAGGCATTCACATAACCCCTTGAAAAAGAAGTTAGGTGCAAAATTTCCCTAACATACTTCTCATCAGTGGGAAACTCCTCATGACTTGTGGCCTTGACAATAGCAACATCAAGATCTGGGGCTCTGGTGCTTACTACTTTTGCTATCCCAATGCTTGTCTGATCTTTAACTGTCCCCATGACTTTTCTGAGCTTGCTTGGAGCCATTGTTATCCTCTCTCTCTGAAACCCTtagaattttaaattttgattacCTCTGATTCCGTTGACTAGCTCAGATCCTCTTATTTTACCTACAAATCAGCTCATAGAGAAAACAGGCATGCCACACCCTTCTGTCCCACCCTTATATGAACTATAAAGAGACCTCTCCACAGCAATGTCACTGACCTAATCCAAAGAAGAAATCAATTGAGATTTGTTATTCACACCTCTACATCACCTAGGAATCAGCAGAACTGTGACTTAAAAATGTGATCAACAACATGAAACCAGCATTTACTAAAAACATCCAGAATGGCAGAAACTTAAGCCACGTTCCCAAAATACTTTTCCTAGATGGTGGAAACTAAAGAAATTTGCCTAGCAGAAACCAGTATAGTTTGCCAAACAAACAGGCTGTACCATTGAATTCCCCCTTTTTTTCGATTCTGTTCAGGATATTACTCCTAATAACCTCAAATAAATTGTGTTCATTCTAGAAAGAATCGTAAACAGGCTTTATCTACAATAAACCAACTACTAAATCTTTATCTTAAACATACCAAGCTCTATAAATAGGTTTCATCTACCATAGACGAACCTCCAATCACTTGGAATAATTTTATTCTTACAAGACTAAAGCAGTCGGAGCTTTCAAATTAGCAAAGCAGGTGGTGCTGAATAATTTCAGAATCCAATCCAGCCAAAGCAAAGGGAAATTTTTAGGCTGCGATGCAAATTTTTAGGATACAATATTTGAAACTATCTAATTATAAATGCAGAAAAGGCCTCTGAAAATTTCCTCCCAAGAATTTCACTGCAAGTTGAGTGAAGGACTCTAAAGTTTCATGTTTCCACTATAACAGCCCATTACTGCTGGTTTAAGGATTTCATTCCCACTATAATATCTAACTACACACCCTATGTTTCCAGTACTTTCTTTCTTCATGGGTCATCCTGATTCCTGATCACTGAAAATAGGAATCCTATCACATGCATGTGAATTCTGTACAAACCCAGTTTTTCATTCTTTCAAACCATAACAAAACTCAATCTACCGGTAGGAGCCTAATTCTTTGATATTCAGGCAGCTCCTGAGCAATCAAGACAAATTACACGGAGGCAAAAGATTGAATTTGCTTAAATAAAGGATATAAGTCCTTACGCTATAAGAAACTGATTATAGAAACAAATATTATGCAAGAATTCTGCATGAATACATCATTAATTGATTCAAATTGGTCACAGAATTAAAATAACAGGCTTCAAACTTTTTTTCGAATTCAAAGACTTTTTGGATATTTTCCACATAATTAGCACATCGCCAAGATCTCAAACTTTCCTGTATTACCTTTACAAACATAGATCACTAGGGTGCAGAGCTAATAATAATCCTGCAAATCTTTACAATCACATTTGTTACCCCAATCTAATCTGACTGTATCCCAACAACTTCAGATCTCTAGAAGCCAAAACAGTTGGAAAGTACATATTTCTACTTTAAAACTATAAAACACATGTATTTGATGCACTTCCAAGGGAAAAAATACAGGGCTAATTATTAAATGCATGCATATTAACCGAAACTAGCAATAacgaatttaaattttaaaactttgTGAAAAAAAACAGCTTGTTGGCGAAAAATAATGACAAATTTTCCATCGCGTTCATATCGAACAAGACAAATATTCAGGAAAGTAAAAAACGGAAAGCATTTGTATGCAAAGCAAATGAGTTCAAATCCCTAACCACAACCAATAGACTTGAATGAAACGCGGAAAAAATATAGAACTACCTGGATTGAAGCAGTTAGCGTTTCCCACGGCcgtaaaatttgaaaattttataaTACACAGCTCACAAAAGAAATCTCCAAGTGTTCTCCCGCCTGAGGAAATAAATGAGGAAATCTTCACAATTCAGCCCTTCCAAGCTGCAGAAAAAACAAATCATCAAAAGCTTCAACTCCGGCTGCTGGAAAAAGCACAAATTTTCAAAACACTTTACTGTTTCAAGTAAATAAACAAAAATACTCAAACTCATCCGATATTGTCCGAACAACCAACATCAAATTTAACAGCTTTGTCTGGAAAACAGCCCTAAATCTTTAAGACGAATAAAAATCTcaaaaactcttgaaagaaatctaAGACGCCAAACAAAACTCTTCAAAAAAGGGGGGAAGAGAATTCTTTACATCCTCCTGTAAGACACGAACTCAGGTTTTGCAGGAACAAAGTGCTCTGCTCTGGTTAAATGTTCCTACTTTTTATCCCTCTGTATGATAGACACGCAAAGCAAGAATTGGCAGCTCGACTTTAcaatgaaaatgtagaaaatttgtcACCAGACCAAATAAAGCGCGATTTGAATTCCAGTTGGCGTCCGCGTTTTTCCAGTTCGATGACTCGTCAATCTGGGCCGTCCGATGATCTCCCGATCTTACGGCTGGCGTTGTTTCAACTGGGGAATCAGTCCACCTCATGTGCCATATCCTGTTGACACGTGGTTTTAATTTTCTATGGTGGTTTTTGCCATAATATTAGCTGTGAAAAGGACAGGGACAGCTCTTTAAATGTTTTGAACGACTAAAGATACTCTAGAATTTAATATAAAGTCAATTTGGGTTGCTGGCAACTTGTTTGGCCGGTCATCTTCTCTCACCTAGCCTCTACGATTATATATACACGCTCTTTTTGCTCCACAATTCCCTTGCACCATCACCTTTTTTATAAGATAATCAAGCAATCACAAATTTTTGAGAGAAAGTGAACTTTGCTTGGAATTTCAACAAATATGTCATAAGCATCTACACCTTTGTTTTGAAGCAATTTATTAAATCAATACAGTTTGTTATATAATTTTTGTAGGGAAAATAGGTATTATAGTCTAAAGTAATTTATCATAAATCTTTAACATATAAACAAGGTTTCAAATCAATATTCTTAAGGTAGATGTTTTGATGAGTCTTTTGAATCAAATGAACTTGTCTTTAAGTTCAAATTAGTGAAAAAACTTTGgaataattgattaaggatggttgCAACACTAAATCTTCATTGTGGTGGATGCAACAATACAAGTGAAGTTTGAGGAGGAGAGACAAAGGTATCTCAAGTCCCTCAATCTTAGAACTAAAGGATTAAAAAAACAAGATGATCCATTTGAGTTGGCTATATAATTTATTTCGAATAATTTGGGATAGAAAGGGATTATCCTAAAGAGATCTTAGTTCACTTGGGACCATTCTGAAGTATTATTTGACCCACGCGATCTCAAGATAGAGGCTCTAGGATATTTAATCCAAAAAGTTTATTTTCACTTTTAGAGAAAACGTATGTGGATGGTGATCTCATACTAATTTAATATTGAAGAGTTGAAAGATAGAAAACTTGGTTGAAGCTAGGAAGCAAGCAAAGTGGGAAATTATTTGGAATGGTAGAGAATGGGTCAAGGATGTAGCTCCACTAGGTTGGTCCAAACCATGGCCCCATTCATATTTGTTATGTCAAAACTTAAGACTCCAACATCTTTTAATTGTAGTGATTTAATATCCTTCTCACCAAGTTCTATAAAAGATAATAGATAATTCAAATATAATTCAAGTATGGTAGATCCTTCGCATAAAACATAAGAATGATGAAAACCCACATATTAATTTCTTAGGCTACTACTAGATATTAATACATAAGTTGACATTTCATTTTGGCTCTAAGAGATCTAGTGGAATTGCATGCATATATAGAGATCATTTGGACCCTTCATTTAGCTAGAGGGTAAGGATATCCATGTTAGATTCTTCTTGGATTTATCGAAGATAGATGCTTACTAGAGTATATTGTGCTTATTTCTTTCCCCCATATGTAATTTAAATTATTAGTGACTCTCTATTGGTGGATCTATAACTAGAAATAACAAGATTTCTCTCTCTTGGTGATATTCTTTTGATTGGTAATTTCAATGCTTACACTAGTTGCATGCAATATACTAGATTCTATATCAACTCACGccttatgatgaatcaataagtgGACAtacaaaatgtttttttttcaatGTAATTCTTCGTATAGAAAACGTGTATAATATGTGAAGAACTTGATTAGTTTGAGCAACTtacatgtgtagacacctaaaattgtcctagcctaattaaataaatatttttatttatataactatccccttttcttctattaattaaatgaatttctatttgtttaattatttcacTAAACCTCTTCTAAGCCATTTTtctatcctaatttaaataaataaaaattattgtcgtggatcgcaacttaaggcatgggaatgctccccatggtcttgagttcgagtcctcGGTTGTGTTAACTCtctgtgtgttgctaccttgtgagcgggtcgtacacactgggggattagtcttgcttcggcGAGGACACCTCAAGATTCCATGAtagtaaatataaaaaaattaaataaatattttatttatttaatttatggggccctccctctattaattaaataagttatttaatttatttaattaatttatatagctttttctctcatttatcttaaccactccctttattttattctttcctcttcCTACGCTTCAATCTTAGTCGACTATCTTTTatcccacctcttaatcctattccTTCGTTTTTAGGATGCTCTCTATATAAGAGATTTCCTCCTCTCTCTTTCCATCAATCAACCTGGGTGCATACTTACATTCTATCGAATTGACTTTAgcctacatcatcacaaccacattcgTTCtccattgagctcttgtgcaagtataaaaatctgagagcaaccatatcaaaacaagatcaatggagataggagaacaaTAAAGATCAAACCCATTTGAATAGGTGAAggtatcatttgatttattttatgattttgcatgtttgaTGGTTCTTCATTGATGCGTTGTTGAATTTTATTGTAGatttagggttttatggttgaaattaGGGTTTATAATATTAGGTATCAAATTCGACATATACAACATGGCTTGGTGATCCTTAATGGTACTAGTCACTTTACCTTCTATATTGGCTCTACATGCTTCCCTTTTGTTGGTGGTTCTTTAGTTGTGGACTACATCATTATTGATAGAAATATTTTATCAAAGATTCTTGGCCTTTAGGTTTTATCATTGCCCCTAATTTTAAccgttattttttatattttatgttagtacattgttccTCATTTTGTTTCTTGCATTGCTAAACCTCAACAAACTACCACTATTAATTTCAATTATGGCAATTTGATGAAGAATACATGAATAACCTAAAAATAGGACTCTTTTAATCCTATACCATTTATAATCTAATTGAGTGTGCTAGCTTCTTTACCCATGTTATTTTTTCCTTGGTCTTATAAGCCTTTTTTGTTCCACCCATTTCCCCACAAACA
The nucleotide sequence above comes from Cryptomeria japonica chromosome 11, Sugi_1.0, whole genome shotgun sequence. Encoded proteins:
- the LOC131073656 gene encoding putative clathrin assembly protein At2g25430 → MAPSKLRKVMGTVKDQTSIGIAKVVSTRAPDLDVAIVKATSHEEFPTDEKYVREILHLTSFSRGYVNACVAGLSKRLAKTHNWVVALKAVWLIHRLLRDGDPSFEHEVLYATRRGVRLLNLSDFRDDSHSNAWDYSVFVRTYAFYLDECLDCALSDKKQFDGRSSKVDTTGYNGYEHNNGDYGSNGYNSYRSGHNDYEAPRQDETQLENGPRVAIRDMKSEMVFDKTHCWQRLLERFFACRPTGMAKSNRLVQVALYLIVKESFQLYADICEGLAILLDRFFDMEYEFCVKVFDTYSRAAKQVDELASFYNLCKNMGVCRTSEYPEVQKVSEKLLETLEDFLREKSSSRTQRPKSPEPQPNKPQSPSIKSKEPEEDLNHMKALPAPGDDLENEPEGPQISNLKPEGDLINLDQATFTSEEQENKFALALFSSSAESITTNKWEALPSVDKESESRGRASAWDKQLGETGKAGWELALLESASNLSKQRSSMPGGFDHLVLEGLYDQAAAQQQYMSQLSAPGSASSVAVLNRHTSSVLALPAPFAQSGEDPFAASLNVAPPSYVQMSDMVKKQQLLVQEQQVWLQYEKDGMQGQHGIMKLYSNPYGKAAQNSYGITPYGMPHYGMGGYMQSYPTTY